CTGACATTGCTGAATTTCCTTTGCTGGTGAGTTTTAATGGTAAATGTTTTGATATTCCTTTTATAGAGAAATTTTTCGGCATCAGGATTAATGCTGCCCATATTGATCTGCGATTTGTTTTCAGAGCGCTGGGCATAACCGGCGGGTTGAAAGGTATTGAAAAACATTTCGGGATAAACCGTGGAGATGCGGAAGGGCTGGATGGTTTTTTTGCTGTCCTGCTCTGGAACGAATATGAAAAGTATGCTGATGAAAAGGCTCTGGAAACGCTTCTAGCCTATAACGTGATGGATAGTGTTAATCTGGAAAATCTGATGGTCAGAGCCTATAACCTCCACATAAAAGGTCCATGTTGCAGGGAGCTTGACCCCCTTGAGCAGAGGGCTGTTCCCGAAAATCCGTATAAAGCGCATAGAGATGTTGTGGATAAAATTTTATCCAGACATAACGGCGGGTTTTAAAGTCCGTTCAGCATCAAGAGCAAAAAATTCCTATCAGGCTGCTTTCATTAACTTGGAAGCAGCTTTTTTTATGGGTTTTTAAAAAATGTTTATAAAAATTATTAAATTATTACAAAGAAATAGCACGACTGTTTGTCAAAATTCTAGGCTCAGAAAATTTGTTGGGTACGTTCTGTGCATTGATCCCATGCAGGAAAGATTGACCGCCATATATTAAGATAAAATAAATTTAGAAGAACAAATATAAGGAGATATTGTGATGCGGGAGCACAGTACAGCAGTTTCAACGTCATTGCCCAAACATTACCCTACAGAGGTATTGCAGCCTGAACTGTATAATGATTCTTCAGTTCTTCACGATTTAGCTAAATTTTGTGACCCGGCAACAAACATAAGTGATGCCGATCTTCTCAGTTTCGTGCTCAAATATTTTTATTGTTATGTAAATAACGATGGTTTTGATGAGAAGGTCTCCCATGCCGAGGTCAGCCGTTTGTGTGAAATGTTCAGCAGGCACCGCAGCCTGAATGAACCCGGTGATGATATTGAGATGATGAATTATATGAGACAGTGGTCCTTTTCATTACGCATGCTGGGAGACATCACTAAAACGGCCCATGTACTGCGCTCAATTATCAATCAGCAGATGTCCCCGAAGTTAAAAGAGCTTGATAGTTATGTCGGTCTTGATATCGGTACCGGAACCGGGATTCTGCTTATTTCCCAGTATATACACGCTCATAGAAACGGTTTTGATGATATTTCCCTTTACGGAATAGAGTACGATAAAATTGTAGGTCTTCAGACTTACAAGCTTTTTAAGACTCTCGATCTTGGGGAAATTATTATGGGAGATGCCAGAGAGAGCAAGACCTATGAAGATCTTATGGACAAGGAAATAGCCTTTGTCTCCAATGAAACTGTTTCGGCCATGCATCAGCCCTTAAGACGTGAGCATTTTGTTTCCATCTGCACAACCCTGTTTAAAACCATTGGTAGAAACATAAAAGACGCTGCCTTTTTCCCCGAGGGGCTGATTGCTTATTGCAAGGAAATGAATGTTTCAGTCCTGCTGGCCAAGAATACTGCTTTTCAGGGACCCAAGGAGTATCAGGGCTTGAATTTATTCCCTCAGGGAATCATAATCGAAGGCAAAATAGTTCCCCTGCATCTGCTTGGTGAAGAAATGCAGCCCATGCTGACCGAATGGGCCAGACACGCACTTCCCAGACGCTGGTAACAGCACTGCAAAAAATATTTTTAAAACTCCTTCCTGTTTTTATAAGCACAGGAAGGAGTTTTCAGATTGCTGACTAACCCCGTTTTTTTTAAAAGCGGGGTTTTATTACGCCCTATTTCTGTTCGATTTAGTTTGAAAAATTTAAATTTGGTCGATCAAATCCCAAGTTCGAAGCAAAACAGTGAACGGAACTCTCTTTGA
The nucleotide sequence above comes from Maridesulfovibrio bastinii DSM 16055. Encoded proteins:
- a CDS encoding ribonuclease H-like domain-containing protein — translated: MLKSTFCHLPGVGAATEEKLWKAGIVEWSDIIEGRSAPVSVKKLMAMQKGCADSLRHLENGDVEWFGKNLPAAVQWRMFPYFMDKAAYIDIETTGTNFDYCEITTIALWTGSEIKTYINGRNLDDFAADIAEFPLLVSFNGKCFDIPFIEKFFGIRINAAHIDLRFVFRALGITGGLKGIEKHFGINRGDAEGLDGFFAVLLWNEYEKYADEKALETLLAYNVMDSVNLENLMVRAYNLHIKGPCCRELDPLEQRAVPENPYKAHRDVVDKILSRHNGGF